The following are from one region of the Candidatus Obscuribacterales bacterium genome:
- a CDS encoding response regulator transcription factor, producing the protein MFRPRTVICERHELIRFGLKRVITEVVDVVGEAADGMTGVEIIRRMKPDFVILDVDLDVLNGVEVCRRVHDEMPNSNVLVLTDSYHATKYHNQLLRAGSRGFCLKSSGPRTLFEAIEQVTRGLPYCDPKITQLVKQNPATSLPNCNLTDREIEVLIRLDLRNKEIADELDMKLRTVEKHIECILAKLKVPTRTAAALKAVQLGYVLLPKMPARDPVTGVSHEQTVAELQAELAVANEHLKALLKQNEVLKEALGDKIKQ; encoded by the coding sequence GTGTTCCGACCCAGAACGGTAATTTGTGAAAGACATGAACTAATTCGCTTTGGGCTGAAGCGAGTGATAACCGAAGTGGTTGATGTTGTTGGTGAAGCCGCAGACGGTATGACAGGCGTGGAAATTATCCGACGCATGAAGCCTGATTTTGTAATTCTCGATGTTGATCTAGACGTGCTGAACGGTGTTGAAGTATGCCGTCGCGTGCATGACGAGATGCCTAATTCGAACGTCTTAGTCTTGACTGACTCATATCATGCAACCAAGTATCACAACCAATTGTTGCGTGCAGGCTCGCGTGGTTTCTGCCTGAAATCATCCGGACCTAGAACATTATTCGAAGCAATTGAGCAGGTCACCAGAGGACTGCCCTATTGCGATCCAAAAATTACCCAGTTGGTTAAGCAGAATCCAGCTACTTCTTTGCCGAACTGTAACCTGACCGACAGAGAAATTGAAGTACTTATCAGACTGGATTTGCGCAACAAAGAAATTGCCGACGAGCTCGATATGAAGCTGCGCACGGTAGAAAAACACATTGAGTGCATTCTTGCCAAATTGAAAGTACCGACAAGAACAGCTGCTGCTCTGAAGGCTGTGCAATTAGGCTATGTGCTTCTGCCGAAGATGCCGGCACGTGATCCGGTAACTGGTGTTTCGCACGAACAGACAGTTGCAGAATTGCAGGCGGAATTGGCTGTAGCCAACGAGCACTTGAAGGCACTGCTCAAACAAAACGAAGTTTTAAAAGAAGCTTTGGGCGATAAAATCAAGCAGTAA